The Linepithema humile isolate Giens D197 chromosome 2, Lhum_UNIL_v1.0, whole genome shotgun sequence genome has a segment encoding these proteins:
- the nocte gene encoding protein PRRC2B isoform X1, with the protein MSTLSGIVSKGEKGKSKFQSLDINSLYRVSRGESLEPHQQKNTLPRKHGMQSLGKVPSARRPPANLPSLKSETSSSDPAVSLVPSGGSGWATTKDSTPSTTTTTTVATSLDNTTTVSSTAQCAAGTTVSTSLHSLLPGQQNASQPPFLDQTNNKSSWSAIMSRSGDAVVGYAGLVGGAKGGRGALGLSFLAHQSPQFQHEFPSLSGQPSASVSTQSQTQQSSTTSNAISVAVHQSLLQQQPYSHNHSGGTPGSQQQSNRELNAQYGPGPSLRPQTEGSWIQGGSRTASGAAPATPAGPGNGNTPAGQGLPLNIPVSGGHTQEGPGGGRQNLGQSPNTGAGPGGQHNAVNNQGSAPAAGSNQIGPNLHHYRGLIPPFMYRSNFPGGFPSQFPPNSGSNSPRPRFNHPLDRFPPPQRGDRVAEEEILTRPIIKEEDLTRMDDISRDAGWAAHDDIDYNQKLAFSDDEADADPSKSDEKKEKEKKGDDNNMEEKEKRDNRDLKELRDPPHRPWTQPVNRDYRGSNGPSGGGYANQSQLHSVHSLRGVEDDETWSERRRIKSEVASVVERARQRKEEEEKRFQESTKQAAAKKLQDLEQKLKEKQAKHNKDDERAQSGEPKSLISIPPVPLPIPEWEREKENRERESRDRDRERSRTSSEGKDEKIIASGREARDGLRESRDQGLADFRQSDRQGFLRQQDTVRSERERERDRDRDQRDSRDREQPAFSRHFQNNLPPRFQKQQAERSSANFSRISPSAERSASQSVPFSQQYDPGRWLHNYNSLIDSGMKQSMPPQRRNRNDSDTSAPLDDERPPSRDHRGGAPSSREDRYRHSSHRSYDSRKPGGYYDEYSRSFRDYEYDDRHPRDSWERERHFDDKERDPKENLDSRDGRDVKDPRPTSRDARDVRDVRDRDKEKKEYDYSKDSFDEREREQRERPESSEWRDERSIGQIEGRRDAPKEERSERPQRPDSRDSRASRESKTSLRDDDLHKLRDWVSEVSDYEEKKRDYHEETRERERDRDRRQPPGPVTKEKIEADELKNEKRSLTQLKRGSDLQEKKDQPKESSVEVKKDADAWNRKTPESRQIERCDNSPKAWADAISPTFEKEEEKLAEAAKDGKEGDEIKQSSLDKPALDKREEAVTEDAKEQQLKDEKREKNMRNRTSSGSSSRVRESRGGRQWGGTFSVYTRGWRGPESRGRRGGPRPAGKSGLSAKSGSYGHTDSENSADEVSGSTESGKEDKRSARSPKPSQKIEKDERNREVSRRDDKRSADYPQARSEKRAYDGKPSHEAFAPSGEPSRRGRGGFRIRNTATGSRMEGYGPPSSKSPFSSERNADEKHQQQNVGRQNPPTPTSEKETSLLQSAPVESLDDKIIAKQQALTAGITGRRNKSPSQQTQQSGKQEASQVAVPSQKAQIRKDDSRSKRTRSGSRRGRDSREARSRGSSSNVSKQPQSDVGNEDWETTSENSEEHIDDHKESRNSRNKHFGGRAIQATNQNAIGTNVHSRRSEQSANAREQREKNPKSSNPASRAPGAEKRNLQNAGFSAQKNHADSIPPLMQNAQIQNGGRSRSQSSTNSGAVTNKSSNKDSMVNRIDEIKLADPNLVNQALNELNKKSQTKDKKLMDSEIETSSCTEDAGNVAAEDKVDADGFQEVRSKKNVKESRHSQKEEAKPVKRDKEKERERDRSKTKSNGSQQVLQQVQNIPPLLGQNIPQPANIPQKQYDNRNSRNPRLAPRFQRLVKQQQQQMCVTDAGDMSKLNSAGNTYAKDSSNSPAPPPAVNAWDKPFTSQLRSNSPSAVPADIQLMSALTTQNDHSHEGNEANSGHSSQRNSPSGEKTGKNLKEALAEKNVSDVSSPPVQTLIFENTNYSKTTKTTGPTDLAVKSKFSNHIKTQQRAEKRADIEEDGSGQVQHQQQALSVAFSNKPNDLIKDKNQEPIQMPLSFNKNEDSADMKLDFTFDSDLSQLTDDKSKSLGMTRSMHIAGGQSTISPSTAELNLKIASVKKVWENAPPMPTVVEHEDGGGVVSSATSFPQAFESGDVDDSYSPHQQYSQNNMKSEITTSTNVCKLVPPQVKPQQQSSGSSGTQPGSTVPGPSPIGAGQSPIGHPPVSLQGPLSPPPFNSTGQPSHINYQEFPQYPGSQAAQYGGMSAIPSPPAVLFNTGSGQLPAQAGGLYGAFQLDQSRSPFTQYTPYAPSLQSSFSQQNVYLQQPPPPPPHAPNAPTPEMYQSNLSQYRITAAAAPPFGQNQQLSNNPNTVLISSSSNSLMSASVKPSSQPIGAIGTKAPHFQTPSAPQPNQLTYIPYDPNQVLSVSGSYMGNSQLVQRPGPNVQASANSYYSATSADVFPGSQTGFYQSGGATQQTGTHYGLQGFGQHSQSLATGSATPVGLQNYGPGFLSSSGLQIAAAAQQFRNPTGGLPGPGNAGPTFLSKHQPQEQPRQLKSPSGNQQDVLASVFSSIKNHLFVAPQIPSPKSRNCKQQSSSQQPQPSPTQHHKYQQYQGVSQSALVSSYNNYVLQQNVRGMGMPPRAGIQPSQQRYPPPIQRPVVPFAPGPNNPSQQQPACMPTQQQQQAQINRHRPNLHQQQQQQQQRNMKMQQQYYSSQGNVKMDSTDKSDNHNDKMNDGPSGTQSGGNKSNVNQQDSDNNKEEVNQQNE; encoded by the exons ACTGTCTCTTCAACAGCACAATGCGCAGCAGGGACCACTGTTTCAACATCCCTACACTCGTTATTACCGGGACAACAAAATGCATCACAACCTCCTTTTTTGGATCAAACAAACAACAAATCATCATGGAGCGCGATTATGAGCAGATCAGGAGACG CAGTGGTTGGTTACGCGGGGCTCGTGGGGGGCGCGAAAGGGGGAAGAGGTGCCCTTGGACTGAGTTTCCTCGCCCACCAGTCCCCGCAGTTCCAACACGAGTTTCCCAGTCTCAGTGGACAGCCCTCCGCCTCCGTCTCCACTCAGAGCCAGACTCAACAGTCCTCAACAACATCCAATGCAATTTCAGTCGCGGTTCACCAATCGTTGCTACAGCAACAGCCGTATTCCCACAACCACTCAG GTGGGACGCCGGGAAGTCAACAGCAATCAAATCGAGAATTAAATGCGCAATATGGTCCAGGGCCGAGCCTGCGTCCACAGA CGGAAGGAAGCTGGATTCAAGGTGGGAGTCGCACTGCAAGTGGCGCAGCGCCAGCAACACCGGCTGGTCCCGGAAATGGGAATACTCCGGCGGGCCAGGGCCTCCCTTTAAATATACCTGTTTCCGGAGGACACACCCAGGAGGGACCCGGTGGAGGGCGGCAGAACTTGGGCCAATCGCCCAACACGGGCGCGGGCCCGGGAGGCCAGCATAACGCCGTAAATAATCAAGGTTCTGCGCCTGCTGCCGGTTCAAATCAAATTGGGCCAAATTTGCATCACTACCGGGGACTTATCCCGCCGTTT ATGTATAGATCGAATTTTCCGGGTGGATTTCCTTCTCAATTTCCACCGAATTCCGGATCAAATAGCCCCCGACCTAGATTCAATCATCCTTTGGATCGATTTCCGCCTCCTCAACGCGGCGATCGTGTGGCTGAGGAAGAGATTCTGACTAGACCCATCATCAAGGAGGAAGATCTTACTCGTATGGATGATATTTCACGTGACGCCGGATGGGCCGCGCACGATGATATTGATTATAACCAAAAATTGGCCTTTAGCGACGATGAAGCCGATGCAGATCCATCGAAAAGCGAcgagaaaaaagagaaggagaaaaaggGCGATGATAATAACATGGAAGAGAAGGAGAAGCGAGACAACCGAGACTTGAAGGAGCTTCGGGATCCGCCACATCGTCCTTGGACTCAACCTGTGAATCGCGATTATCGCGGATCGAACGGTCCGAGTGGTGGCGGCTACGCCAATCAATCGCAATTGCACTCTGTGCACTCTTTGAGAG GTGTCGAAGATGATGAGACATGGAGCGAGAGACGTCGAATCAAGTCTGAAGTCGCGTCCGTTGTCGAACGTGCACGACAACGcaaggaggaagaggagaaacGTTTCCAGGAATCGACGAAACAAGCGGCAGCTAAGAAACTACAGGATTTGGAACAGAAACTGAAAGAGAAGCAGGCGAAGCATAATAAGGACGATGAACGTGCGCAATCCGGTGAGCCTAAAAGCTTGATCAGCATCCCGCCTGTGCCTCTTCCGATACCCGAATGGGAAAGGGAGAAGGAGAATCGGGAGCGAGAGAGCAGAGATCGAGATCGCGAACGATCCCGTACTTCGTCCGAAGGCAAAGATGAGAAGATCATCGCGTCCGGACGCGAGGCTCGCGATGGTCTTAGAGAAAGCCGCGATCAAGGACTGGCGGATTTCCGTCAGAGCGATCGGCAAGGTTTCTTACGTCAGCAAGACACAGTGCGCAGCGAGCGCGAAAGAGAGCGCGATCGTGATCGCGATCAAAGGGACTCGAGAGATCGCGAGCAGCCGGCGTTCTCCCGACACTTTCAGAATAACCTGCCGCCCAGGTTTCAAAAGCAGCAGGCGGAGCGGAGCAGTGCGAATTTTAGCCGAATTTCACCCAGCGCGGAAAGATCTGCTTCTCAGTCCGTTCCGTTCTCTCAGCAATATGATCCTGGTAGATGGCTTCACAATTACAATTCATTGA TAGATAGCGGTATGAAGCAGTCTATGCCGCCGCAACGTCGTAACAGGAACGATTCGGATACGTCGGCACCGTTAGACGACGAACGACCTCCGTCTCGAGATCATCGCGGTGGTGCACCGTCGTCAAGGGAGGATCGTTATCGCCACTCTTCGCATCGGTCTTACGACAGCCGTAAACCGGGTGGTTATTACGACGAATACAGCCGCAGTTTTAGAGATTACGAATACGACGATAGACACCCTCGCGATTCTTGGGAACGCGAGAGACACTTCGACGACAAGGAACGAGATCCGAAGGAGAATCTGGACTCGAGAGACGGTCGTGACGTCAAAGATCCTCGTCCCACCAGCCGTGACGCTCGGGATGTGAGAGACGTACGCGACCGCGACAAGGAAAAGAAGGAATACGATTACTCGAAG GACTCTTTCGACGAGCGAGAGCGCGAGCAACGGGAGCGCCCCGAGAGCTCGGAGTGGCGTGATGAACGCAGCATTGGACAAATTGAAGGTCGCCGGGATGCGCCGAAAGAAGAGCGCAGCGAACGCCCGCAGAGACCAGATTCGCGCGACAGTCGCGCTTCTAGAGAATCTAAAACGTCCCTGCGCGATGACGATCTGCATAAATTGCGTGATTGGGTAAGCGAGGTCTCGGATTACGAGGAGAAGAAACGAGACTACCACGAGGAAaccagagaaagagagcgagacaGAGATAGAAGGCAACCACCCGGTCCAGTAACGAAGGAGAAGATCGAAGCGGACGAACTGAAGAACGAGAAGCGCAGCCTGACTCAACTGAAGCGAGGTTCCGATCTTCAAGAGAAGAAGGATCAGCCGAAGGAAAGCTCCGTCGAGGTGAAGAAAGACGCGGATGCTTGGAACAGAAAGACTCCAGAGAGCAGGCAGATCGAGAGATGCGACAATTCGCCAAAGGCGTGGGCCGACGCGATATCGCCGACCTTTGAGAAGGAAGAGGAGAAATTGGCGGAAGCTGCTAAAGACGGCAAGGAAGGCGACGAGATCAAGCAGAGTTCTTTGGATAAGCCAGCTTTGGACAAGCGGGAGGAGGCCGTCACCGAGGATGCCAAGGAGCAGCAGCTCAAGGATGAGAAGCGCGAGAAGAATATGCGTAACAGAACGAGTAGCGGCTCCAGCTCCAGAGTCCGCGAATCCCGAGGCGGACGTCAATGGGGAGGAACTTTCAGTGTTTACACACGCGGCTGGCGCGGTCCAGAGTCCAGAGGACGAAGGGGCGGTCCGCGACCTGCTGGCAAATCCGGATTATCGGCCAAGAGCGGTTCCTACGGACATACCGATTCCGAGAACAGCGCCGACGAGGTGTCCGGCTCTACCGAGTCCGGCAAGGAGGATAAACGCTCGGCTCGCTCGCCAAAACCGTCACAGAAGATTGAGAAGGACGAGCGAAATCGCGAGGTGTCGAGACGCGACGACAAGCGTAGCGCCGACTATCCTCAGGCGCGCAGTGAGAAGAGAGCGTACGACGGGAAGCCCAGCCACGAGGCTTTCGCGCCGTCCGGCGAGCCGTCCCGCCGCGGCAGAGGCGGTTTTCGCATACGAAACACAGCGACGGGCAGTCGCATGGAAGGCTACGGACCGCCGTCTAGCAAGAGCCCGTTCTCGTCGGAACGTAATGCGGACGAGAAGCATCAGCAGCAGAACGTTGGACGACAAAATCCACCGACACCGACTTCGGAGAAAGAGACGAGTCTCCTGCAATCCGCGCCAGTCGAGTCTCTTGACGACAAAATAATTGCGAAGCAACAGGCGCTCACGGCGGGTATCACAGGCAGACGTAACAAATCTCCGAGTCAGCAAACTCAACAGTCTGGTAAACAGGAAGCGAGTCAAGTTGCCGTCCCGTCCCAGAAAGCGCAAATCCGAAAGGATGACTCGCGTTCTAAGAGAACTCGCAGTGGAAGCAGAAGA ggGAGAGATAGTCGTGAAGCTCGTTCGCGTGGCAGCAGTAGCAACGTATCAAAGCAGCCTCAGTCGGACGTAGGCAACGAAGATTGGGAAACCACGTCGGAAAATAGCGAAGAGCACATAGATGATCACAAGGAATCCCGAAACAGTCGCAACAAACATTTCGGTGGACGAGCTATCCAAGCCACGAATCAAAATGCGATCGGCACAAATGTGCATTCCCGTAGAAGCGAGCAGTCGGCGAACGCTCGAGAGCAGCGCGAGAAAAATCCCAAGTCTTCCAATCCGGCGTCGCGAGCCCCGGGCGCGGAGAAGCGAAATCTGCAAAACGCCGGGTTCAGCGCTCAGAAGAATCACGCCGACAGCATACCGCCCTTGATGCAAAACGCGCAGATACAGAACGGCGGAAGGTCCAGGAGTCAGAGTTCGACCAACAGCGGTGCAGTCACGAATAAATCGAGCAACAAGGATAGTATGGTGAATCGCATCGATGAGATCAAACTTGCCGACCCGAACCTAGTGAATCAGGCGCTGAACGAGCTCAACAAAAAGTCGCAGACGAAAGACAAGAAGCTAATGGACTCGGAAATCGAGACGAGTAGTTGCACGGAGGATGCCGGGAATGTCGCGGCGGAGGACAAGGTGGACGCCGACGGTTTCCAGGAAGTGCGCTCGAAGAAGAACGTAAAGGAGTCCAGGCACAGTCAGAAAGAGGAGGCGAAGCCCGTGAAGAGGGATAAGGAAAAGGAACGCGAACGCGATCGTTCGAAAACAAAGTCCAATGGATCGCAGCAGGTCTTGCAACAGGTGCAGAATATCCCGCCCCTGCTCGGCCAGAATATACCGCAGCCGGCGAACATACCGCAAAAGCAGTACGACAATAGGAATTCGAGAAATCCAAGACTCGCACCGCGGTTCCAGCGTCTCGtgaagcagcagcagcagcaaatGTGCGTGACCGACGCGGGTGACATGAGTAAGCTGAACAGCGCCGGCAACACTTACGCGAAGGACTCGTCCAACAGCCCGGCGCCGCCACCGGCGGTCAACGCTTGGGACAAGCCGTTCACCAGCCAGTTGCGCTCGAACTCGCCGTCCGCGGTGCCCGCGGACATTCAATTGATGTCCGCTTTGACGACGCAGAACGATCACAGCCACGAGGGCAACGAGGCGAACTCCGGACACAGCAGCCAGCGGAACTCACCGAGCGGCGAGAAGACCGGGAAGAATCTGAAGGAGGCTCTAGCGGAGAAGAACGTGTCGGACGTGTCGTCGCCACCTGTACAAACTCTCATCTTCGAGAACACGAATTACTCGAAAACCACGAAAACCACCGGACCGACGGATCTTGCGGTGAAATCAAAGTTCTCGAATCACATCAAGACGCAACAGCGAGCCGAGAAGCGTGCGGATATCGAGGAGGACGGCAGCGGCCAGGTGCAACATCAGCAACAAGCGCTCTCCGTCGCGTTCTCCAACAAACCGAACGACTTGATCAAGGACAAGAATCAAGAGCCCATCCAGATGCCGTTGTCGTTCAATAAGAACGAGGACAGCGCCGACATGAAACTGGACTTCACATTCGATTCTGATCTCTCGCAGCTGACGGACGACAAGAGCAAGAGCCTGGGCATGACGCGCTCCATGCACATAGCCGGTGGCCAGAGCACGATATCGCCGTCGACCGCGGAACTAAACCTGAAGATCGCGTCCGTGAAGAAGGTCTGGGAGAACGCGCCGCCGATGCCCACCGTCGTCGAGCACGAggacggcggcggcgtcgtCAGCAGTGCGACCAGTTTCCCGCAGGCGTTTGAGAGCGGCGACGTCGACGACAGTTACAGCCCGCACCAGCAGTACAGTCAGAACAATATGAAAAGTGAAATCACGACATCCACGAACGTGTGCAAG CTGGTTCCCCCGCAGGTGAAGCCGCAGCAACAGTCTTCGGGGAGCAGTGGCACGCAACCGGGATCTACCGTGCCCGGGCCAAGTCCCATCGGAGCCGGTCAAAGTCCCATCGGCCATCCTCCCGTTAGCCTCCAAGGTCCTCTAAGCCCACCTCCGTTCAACTCTACAGGCCAGCCTTCGCACATCAATTATCAG GAGTTCCCGCAATATCCCGGTTCACAAGCTGCGCAATACGGCGGCATGTCGGCCATACCGTCGCCACCGGCGGTGCTGTTCAACACAGGCTCGGGACAACTGCCAGCTCAAGCCGGCGGTTTGTACGGAGCGTTCCAATTAGATCAAAGCCGATCACCGTTCACGCAGTACACGCCGTACGCTCCGTCCCTCCAGAGCTCGTTCAGTCAACAGAACGTGTACTTGCAACaaccgccgccaccgccgccccACGCGCCGAACGCTCCCACACCGGAGATGTATCAGAGCAATTTGTCTCAATACCGCATT ACTGCGGCAGCCGCTCCTCCATTCGGACAGAACCAACAGCTCAGTAACAACCCTAACACGGTACTTATCAGTTCGTCGTCAAATTCTTTAATGTCGGCAAGTGTGAAACCGTCGTCGCAACCAATTGGAGCTATTGGAACTAAAGCTCCGCACTTTCAGACACCGTCTGCTCCTCAACCTAATCAA ttgaCTTACATACCGTACGATCCAAATCAAGTGCTCAGCGTAAGCGGCAGTTACATGGGCAATTCGCAATTAGTGCAGAGACCTGGTCCAAATGTCCAAGCGTCTGCCAATAGTTACTACAGCGCTACGTCTGCCg ACGTGTTTCCTGGATCGCAAACGGGCTTCTATCAGTCCGGCGGTGCCACTCAACAAACTGGAACTCATTACGGTCTGCAAGGATTTGGGCAGCACAGTCAAAGCCTGGCAACGGGCAGTGCAACCCCGGTCGGTCTACAAAACTACGGTCCTGGTTTCTTGTCTAGTTCAGGATTGCAAATAGCCGCGGCGGCTCAGCAATTTCGCAATCCTACTGGCGGTTTACCGGGACCAGGAAATGCGGGACCCACGTTTCTCAGCAAGCACCAACCGCAGGAGCAGCCCAGACAGTTGAAGAGTCCGTCGGGAAATCAACAAGACGTGCTCGCGTCAGTTTTTAGCTCGA taaaaaatcatttatttgtagCTCCTCAAATACCGTCGCCTAAATCGAGAAATTGCAAACAACAATCTTCGTCACAACAACCACAACCGAGTCCCACGCAACATCACAAATATCAGCAATATCAGGGCGTTAGTCAGTCTGCTCTGGTAAGCAGCTACAATAACTAC GTTTTACAACAGAATGTACGTGGAATGGGTATGCCGCCGCGTGCTGGCATCCAACCTTCACAGCAGCGATACCCACCTCCCATACAACGACCCGTAGTACCATTCGCTCCGGGTCCAAATAATCCCTCGCAGCAGCAGCCTGCTTGTATGCCAacgcaacagcagcaacaagcTCAAATTAACCGTCATAGACCGAATTTGCAccagcaacaacagcagcagcagcaacgtAATATGAAGATGCAGCAGCAATATTACTCATCTCAAG GAAACGTTAAAATGGATTCAACTGACAAATCTGATAATCATAATGACAAGATGAATGATGGTCCTTCTGGAACGCAATCCGGGGGCAACAAGTCCAATGTGAACCAGCAAGATAGTGATAACAATAAGGAGGAAGTGAATCAGCAAAACGAGTGA